The following proteins are encoded in a genomic region of Montipora foliosa isolate CH-2021 chromosome 10, ASM3666993v2, whole genome shotgun sequence:
- the LOC137974216 gene encoding uncharacterized protein: MAVGCWQLAKGVAQRRREGGQEGRREGNKELKKEARGQEKKEECISIRKEGRKEEGKKGKKKERKDSSKEKRKEGRKKGSKEGIKEARKEASKEGSKEGRKEERKEPRTEGTKELRKEGRKQARKEEGKKGKKKERKDRRKEKRKEGREEGRKQGSKEERKEARKEGRKEGRKEGRKQGSKEGRKEGRTEGTSKDIRN; encoded by the exons ATGGCTGTTGGCTGTTGGCAGTTGGCAAAGGGCGTGGCACAAA GAAGGAGAGAAGGAGGACAGGAGGGACGAAGGGAAGGAAACAAGGAATTAAAGAAGGAAGCAAGAGGGcaagaaaagaaggaagaatGTATAAGtataaggaaggaaggaaggaaggaagaagggaaaaaaggaaagaagaaagaaaggaaggatAGCagcaaggaaaaaagaaaggaaggaaggaagaaaggaagcaAGGAAGGAATTAAGGAGGCAAGGAAGGAAGCAAGCAAGGAAGGAagcaaggaaggaaggaaggaagaaagaaaggaacCAAGGACAGAAGGCACAAAGGAAttaagaaaggaaggaaggaagcaagcaaggaaggaagaagggaaaaaaggaaagaagaaagaaaggaaggatagaagaaaggaaaaaaggaaggaaggaagagagGAAGGACGGAAGCAAGGAAgcaaggaagaaaggaaggaagcaaggaaggaaggaaggaaggaaggaaggaaggaaggaaggaagcaaggaagcaaggaaggaaggaaggaaggaaggacaGAAGGAACCAGCAAGGACATAAGGAACtaa